One window of Pseudomonadota bacterium genomic DNA carries:
- a CDS encoding toll/interleukin-1 receptor domain-containing protein — MKIFISWSGTQSKRIALALRDWIPYVLQEVEPWMSTKDIDAGSRWGREIEKELENTDFAIICLTKENQNAPWILFEAGAVAKSMNESYVCPFLIDMAPADINQGPLSQFQSKKATVDDTRDLISAINNCLKEKALSEERLQKTFDAFWPQLKAILEQEPSQEIVEDQVRSVDSMSQEILEIVRSMAHESQEKYRILKLSGDIAFLRNMIPTYFSGVQKEIENIKSLNGETPRTASSHSRFCEIIITYPLLEGKYSEKMVTISSKDKVTNVLNRVWDILNSNSSFKPAPHTYLWDWIMIRKKDNLPLFIKGVQYLISAHEIFFESDEWEVLPIDEPALINSKRFGFEKGRSDKWS, encoded by the coding sequence ATGAAAATTTTCATTAGTTGGTCAGGAACTCAAAGTAAAAGAATAGCTCTCGCTTTAAGAGACTGGATCCCATATGTTCTTCAAGAAGTTGAGCCTTGGATGTCAACCAAAGATATTGATGCTGGGTCCCGTTGGGGCAGAGAAATAGAAAAAGAATTAGAAAATACCGATTTTGCAATTATTTGCCTTACTAAGGAAAACCAAAATGCTCCTTGGATTTTGTTTGAAGCAGGTGCAGTTGCCAAATCAATGAACGAATCTTATGTGTGCCCATTTCTAATCGATATGGCTCCTGCGGATATAAACCAAGGGCCACTTTCTCAATTTCAATCCAAAAAAGCGACGGTAGATGACACAAGGGATCTTATATCAGCGATCAATAACTGCCTTAAAGAAAAGGCCTTGTCTGAAGAACGACTTCAAAAAACATTTGATGCCTTTTGGCCTCAATTAAAAGCCATTTTAGAGCAGGAACCTTCACAGGAGATAGTCGAGGATCAAGTCAGGTCGGTTGATAGCATGAGCCAAGAGATTCTTGAAATTGTAAGAAGTATGGCCCATGAAAGCCAAGAAAAGTACAGGATTTTAAAATTATCTGGGGATATAGCATTTTTACGAAACATGATTCCTACCTACTTTTCGGGCGTTCAAAAGGAAATAGAGAATATTAAAAGCCTAAATGGTGAAACTCCAAGAACAGCATCTTCTCATAGTAGATTTTGTGAAATTATTATAACTTACCCACTATTAGAAGGAAAATATTCAGAAAAAATGGTTACGATATCGTCAAAAGATAAAGTAACTAATGTCTTAAATCGTGTGTGGGATATTTTAAATTCAAATTCATCATTTAAACCAGCTCCGCATACATATCTTTGGGATTGGATAATGATTAGAAAAAAAGATAATTTACCGCTTTTTATCAAAGGTGTTCAGTATCTTATATCAGCACATGAAATTTTCTTTGAATCGGATGAATGGGAAGTTTTACCTATAGATGAACCAGCACTTATTAATTCTAAAAGGTTTGGCTTCGAAAAAGGACGCTCAGACAAATGGTCTTGA